A stretch of the Sorangium aterium genome encodes the following:
- a CDS encoding RibD family protein gives MSLPRPRVTLHFAQTLDGRIAAQDQRVMLSTPAGMVCAHRARAEHDAVLVGIRTVVIDDPLLTLRGCEGRQPTRVVLASALGVPEGARLLQPSGSGQPSGGRVVVFGAAGRAPHAARARLEERGAEVVVVPADDQGLVSLPHALAELHARGVRRLLVEGGGAVLTSFLRARLADRAEVEIAPRFLGDTAIPAVGALGEAPLASAIDLREPAVELLGGNVLLRGEVRYPD, from the coding sequence ATGAGCCTGCCGCGCCCGCGGGTCACGCTCCACTTCGCCCAGACGCTCGACGGCCGCATCGCGGCCCAGGACCAGCGCGTCATGCTCAGCACGCCCGCAGGGATGGTGTGCGCCCACCGGGCGCGCGCGGAGCACGACGCGGTGCTCGTGGGGATCCGCACCGTCGTGATCGACGATCCGCTGCTGACCCTGCGCGGGTGCGAGGGGCGCCAGCCGACGCGCGTGGTGCTGGCGAGCGCCCTCGGCGTGCCGGAAGGGGCGCGCCTGCTGCAGCCGTCCGGCAGCGGGCAGCCGTCCGGCGGGCGCGTTGTCGTCTTCGGCGCGGCGGGGCGCGCGCCGCACGCGGCGCGGGCGCGGCTCGAGGAGCGCGGCGCAGAGGTGGTCGTCGTGCCCGCGGACGACCAGGGCCTCGTCTCGCTTCCGCACGCGCTGGCCGAGCTCCACGCGCGCGGCGTGCGGCGGCTGCTCGTCGAGGGGGGCGGCGCCGTGCTCACCTCGTTCCTGCGCGCGCGCCTCGCTGACCGCGCGGAGGTGGAGATCGCGCCGCGCTTCCTCGGCGACACGGCGATCCCCGCGGTCGGCGCGCTGGGAGAGGCGCCGCTCGCGTCGGCGATCGACCTGCGCGAGCCGGCGGTCGAGCTGCTCGGGGGCAACGTGCTCTTGCGAGGGGAGGTGCGTTATCCCGACTGA
- a CDS encoding zinc-dependent alcohol dehydrogenase, protein MARALASGVSQGTELLLFRGEGPTPFDPSLDAPDAECAPTYPRRYGYAWVGEVVARGEGAALGPGDRVFALAPHGDLHLLGPGAARGLPRSIPAERAVLAANLETAITCVWDAGLGLGDAVVVLGGGIVGLLIVALARRAGAVVRLVEPSERRRQVGLALGAAVALRPEDDRPCGDADAVIAATGHPEELDRAIAHAAREATVTVASFYGARTSPVALGAEFHRRRLRLRASQVSTLPPERAPRWDHARRFALVRAVLEDPALDALLDPPVPLDAAPSVYAELAAEPGARLQTVFRYGARSATREAT, encoded by the coding sequence GTGGCGCGCGCGCTCGCGTCGGGCGTGAGCCAGGGGACGGAGCTGCTGCTCTTCCGCGGCGAGGGGCCGACGCCGTTCGACCCGTCGCTCGACGCGCCCGACGCTGAATGCGCGCCGACGTACCCGCGCCGCTACGGCTACGCGTGGGTCGGCGAGGTCGTCGCCCGCGGCGAGGGCGCGGCGCTCGGGCCGGGCGACCGCGTCTTCGCGCTCGCGCCCCACGGCGATCTCCACCTGCTCGGGCCGGGCGCGGCGCGCGGCCTTCCACGCTCGATCCCGGCCGAGCGCGCGGTGCTGGCCGCGAACCTCGAGACGGCGATCACGTGCGTGTGGGACGCGGGGCTGGGGCTCGGGGACGCCGTGGTGGTGCTCGGCGGCGGGATCGTCGGGCTCCTCATCGTGGCGCTCGCGCGGCGCGCCGGGGCCGTGGTCCGGCTCGTCGAGCCGAGCGAGCGGCGGCGCCAGGTCGGCCTCGCGCTCGGCGCCGCTGTGGCGCTCCGGCCGGAGGACGACCGGCCATGCGGCGATGCGGACGCCGTCATCGCCGCGACCGGCCATCCGGAGGAGCTCGACCGCGCGATCGCGCACGCGGCGCGCGAGGCGACGGTGACGGTCGCGTCGTTCTACGGGGCGCGGACGAGCCCGGTCGCGCTCGGCGCGGAGTTCCACCGCCGGCGCCTGCGCCTGCGGGCGAGCCAGGTCTCGACCCTCCCGCCGGAGCGCGCGCCCCGCTGGGACCACGCGCGCCGCTTCGCGCTCGTCCGCGCCGTCCTCGAAGACCCGGCGCTCGACGCGCTGCTGGACCCGCCCGTCCCGCTCGACGCGGCGCCGTCGGTGTACGCAGAGCTCGCGGCCGAGCCCGGGGCGCGGCTGCAGACGGTCTTCCGGTACGGCGCACGATCGGCTACGCGAGAGGCAACCTAG
- a CDS encoding molybdopterin oxidoreductase family protein, with the protein MAHLRLPISDYIREYGPHVSDSPVTGWGPKPEPDRLVETHCCFCGMQCGVKLQVKSGRVIGIEPWEEFPFNEGRLCPKGVKRYMQTHHPDRLTDPLIREGAGFRKAGWDEALDLVASKARAIQAKRGKDAFAMLSGVSLSNEKSYLVGKFARLALGTANLDYNGRFCMVSAGAGNKKAFGIDRVANPWDDIPEAGVVLLAGTNVSECFPTLTHYIWKARDRGAKLIVVDPRETPIARTADHHVALRPGTDSALNQALLHELVANGWFDREFVEQRCTGWAELRASVERCTPEWAGEICGVPAALIREVAAAWGQAKTSFLLHARGVEQHTKGVENVLGLINLVLATGRIGRRGCGYGTITGQGNGQGGREHGHKCDQLPGNRDIENPEHRKHICDVWRISDAELPRKGKTTVEIVEAIHAGGIHGLLNICFNPMVSHPDTGFTREALERLEFFCVIDFFMSETARYADVVLPGSLHEEEEGTSTTAEARVVRIRAAVEPPGNARRDTWILLELARRLGKEEHFRFSSSEDIFNELRRASAGGTADYAGITYERVEREMGVFWPCPSEGHPGTPRLFEDGRSYHPDGKFKLLPTPYRPSAEVPDAEFPLYMTSGRSVFHYLSGTQTRRIKFLVEKSPGPICEMHPALATRLGLVDRQLVTVETRRGAITVPLRIVETIRPDTVFLPYHWPEELAANQLTVRALDPVSKMPEFKVAACRVRAATRGEADRARSLFAELKLEAS; encoded by the coding sequence ATGGCTCACCTGAGATTGCCTATTTCCGACTACATTCGTGAGTACGGACCGCACGTCTCGGACTCGCCCGTGACCGGGTGGGGGCCGAAGCCCGAGCCCGACAGGCTGGTCGAGACGCACTGCTGCTTCTGCGGGATGCAGTGCGGTGTGAAGCTGCAGGTCAAGAGCGGCCGTGTCATCGGCATCGAGCCTTGGGAGGAGTTCCCGTTCAACGAGGGGCGGCTCTGTCCGAAGGGGGTCAAGCGGTACATGCAGACGCACCACCCCGACCGCCTGACCGACCCGCTGATCCGCGAGGGGGCCGGGTTCAGGAAGGCGGGCTGGGACGAGGCGCTCGATCTCGTCGCGTCGAAGGCGCGCGCGATCCAGGCGAAGCGGGGCAAGGACGCGTTCGCGATGCTGAGCGGGGTCTCGCTGAGCAACGAGAAGAGCTATCTCGTGGGCAAGTTCGCGCGCCTCGCGCTCGGCACCGCCAACCTGGACTATAACGGCCGGTTCTGCATGGTCTCCGCGGGCGCGGGCAACAAGAAGGCGTTCGGGATCGACCGCGTCGCGAACCCGTGGGACGACATCCCCGAGGCCGGCGTCGTGCTGCTCGCGGGCACCAACGTGAGCGAGTGCTTCCCGACGCTGACGCACTACATCTGGAAGGCGCGCGACCGGGGAGCGAAGCTCATCGTGGTCGATCCGCGCGAGACGCCCATCGCCCGCACCGCCGACCACCACGTCGCGCTTCGCCCGGGGACCGACAGCGCGCTCAACCAGGCGCTGCTCCATGAGCTCGTCGCCAACGGCTGGTTCGACCGGGAGTTCGTCGAGCAGCGCTGCACGGGCTGGGCCGAGCTCCGCGCCTCGGTGGAGCGCTGCACGCCCGAGTGGGCCGGCGAGATCTGCGGCGTCCCGGCGGCGCTCATCCGCGAGGTCGCCGCGGCGTGGGGGCAGGCGAAGACGAGCTTCCTCCTGCACGCGCGCGGCGTGGAGCAGCACACGAAGGGTGTCGAGAACGTCCTCGGCCTGATCAACCTCGTGCTCGCCACCGGCAGGATCGGCCGCAGGGGCTGCGGCTACGGGACCATCACGGGGCAGGGCAACGGGCAGGGCGGGCGCGAGCACGGGCACAAGTGCGATCAGCTCCCCGGCAACCGCGACATCGAGAACCCGGAGCACCGCAAGCACATCTGCGATGTCTGGCGGATCTCCGACGCCGAGCTGCCGCGCAAGGGCAAGACGACCGTGGAGATCGTCGAGGCGATCCACGCGGGCGGGATCCACGGGCTCCTCAACATCTGCTTCAACCCGATGGTCAGCCACCCCGACACGGGCTTCACCCGCGAGGCGCTCGAGAGGCTCGAGTTCTTCTGCGTCATCGACTTCTTCATGAGCGAGACGGCCCGCTACGCCGATGTCGTGCTGCCGGGCTCGCTGCACGAGGAGGAAGAGGGCACCTCGACGACGGCGGAGGCCCGCGTGGTGCGCATCCGCGCCGCCGTGGAGCCGCCCGGCAACGCGCGGCGGGACACGTGGATCCTCCTCGAGCTCGCGAGGCGGCTCGGGAAGGAGGAGCACTTCCGCTTCTCGAGCAGCGAGGACATCTTCAACGAGCTGCGCCGCGCGAGCGCGGGAGGGACCGCCGATTACGCGGGCATCACGTACGAGCGCGTGGAGCGGGAGATGGGGGTGTTTTGGCCCTGCCCGTCGGAAGGGCACCCGGGCACCCCGAGGCTCTTCGAGGACGGGAGGAGCTACCACCCCGACGGCAAGTTCAAGCTGCTCCCCACGCCTTACCGCCCGAGCGCGGAGGTGCCCGACGCGGAGTTTCCGCTGTACATGACCTCGGGCCGGAGCGTGTTTCATTACCTCAGCGGGACGCAGACGCGGCGGATCAAGTTCCTTGTCGAGAAGAGCCCCGGGCCGATCTGCGAGATGCACCCCGCGCTCGCGACGCGGCTCGGCCTCGTCGATCGGCAGCTGGTCACGGTCGAGACCCGGCGCGGCGCGATAACGGTCCCGCTCCGGATCGTCGAGACGATCCGCCCGGATACGGTGTTCCTCCCGTACCACTGGCCCGAGGAGCTTGCCGCCAACCAGCTCACGGTCCGCGCGCTGGATCCCGTGAGCAAGATGCCGGAGTTCAAGGTCGCGGCGTGCAGGGTGCGCGCCGCCACGCGCGGCGAAGCCGATCGGGCGCGATCGCTGTTCGCCGAGCTCAAGCTGGAGGCCTCATGA
- a CDS encoding 6-pyruvoyl trahydropterin synthase family protein, which translates to MFLLGVSDHVMIAHSFSDPFFGPATRMHGATYSVEIEIRAKALGPHHVVMDIGALHASLRRVLDTIDYTNLDEHPAFPGRTSTTERVAEHVAGLLAEEIARLPADEAPCSGATLRVLVRESPTAYAGFERDL; encoded by the coding sequence ATGTTCCTCCTCGGCGTCAGCGATCACGTGATGATCGCGCACAGCTTCTCCGATCCGTTCTTCGGCCCTGCGACCCGGATGCACGGCGCGACGTACTCCGTCGAGATCGAGATCCGCGCGAAGGCGCTCGGCCCGCACCACGTCGTCATGGACATCGGCGCGCTGCACGCGTCGCTGCGCCGGGTGCTCGACACGATCGACTACACGAACCTCGACGAGCACCCGGCCTTCCCCGGGCGCACCTCCACGACCGAGCGCGTGGCCGAGCACGTGGCCGGGCTCCTCGCCGAGGAGATCGCGAGGCTACCCGCAGACGAGGCGCCTTGCTCGGGCGCGACGCTGCGGGTGCTCGTCCGCGAGTCGCCCACGGCCTACGCGGGCTTCGAACGCGACCTCTAG
- a CDS encoding DUF6755 family protein has translation MPIPGPKHDLRPGAKGAMGARLLAVAMLCAFQYWLLTSTVEAYNGGDRDIPLPALATSLVCFALGAGLVAAGELSARRARR, from the coding sequence ATGCCGATCCCTGGACCGAAACACGATCTGCGCCCTGGGGCGAAGGGCGCGATGGGCGCGAGGCTGCTCGCCGTGGCGATGCTCTGCGCGTTCCAGTACTGGCTCCTGACGTCCACGGTCGAGGCGTACAACGGCGGCGATCGCGACATCCCGCTGCCCGCGCTCGCGACCTCGCTGGTGTGCTTCGCGCTGGGCGCCGGCCTTGTCGCGGCGGGGGAGCTGTCGGCGCGGAGGGCGCGCCGGTAG
- the nirB gene encoding nitrite reductase large subunit NirB, whose translation MSDEPGSAVVEGGTTGRSGQAVPKRERERLVVIGNGMAGARFVEELVARGGRNRFEIVMFGDEPYGNYNRILLSNVLAGIQDPKDIFINPLSWYEDNGVRLHAGVRVASIDRRSKIVRGASGVAEAYDKLVIATGSRAFVPRIEGLEREGGGYKSGVFVFRTLDDCSGILEHAKRSRRAAVIGGGLLGLEAARGLLGLGLEVHVVHLMKHLMEVQLDAAGGAVLRRALEDMGLAVHLEKSTREILGDERVEGLRFEDGSELACDLVVISAGIRPNAELARDAGLTVERGIVVGDDLCSPDDPDIHALGECVQHRGRTYGLVAPLWEQAQILADRLTERRPDAAYAGSKISTKLKVMGVDLLVMGEQRAASDAEEEVAYAEPSRGIYRKLVIRDGTLAGAILLGGGAPGGRLLQAFERGLKIPEDRAALLSAGAHAGAGEPSVGDMPDEAQVCNCNGVSKGQIAAAARGGCRTLRQACAATRAGSGCGACKPQVQAVLELVLGSDAAEDPSAHYYVPGVPYAKPELVRLIKERGLRSVSSVFRELAGGQEDLASKPGLASLLKSIWGREYEDERDARFINDRVHANIQRDGTFSVIPRIYGGVTTPAQLRKIADVAERYEARMVKITGGQRIDLLGIEKERLPDVWRDLGMPSGHAYTKGFRTCKTCVGSEFCRYGVGDSTALGIAIERRFQGFEAPHKLKLAIAGCPRNCSEATTKDVGAVAIEGGRWEIYVGGGAGSRVRKGDLLCVVDTQEEVIRYAGRFMQYYREQARYMERSYDFVERVGIERVRRVIVDDAEGVAARLDAEVQASVDAYADPWSEADSPIHPSQFTTLLPPPSGAPAQAE comes from the coding sequence ATGAGCGATGAACCTGGATCTGCCGTCGTCGAGGGAGGCACAACCGGCAGGAGCGGGCAGGCGGTCCCAAAACGGGAGAGGGAGCGCCTCGTGGTGATCGGCAATGGGATGGCCGGCGCGCGGTTCGTGGAGGAGCTCGTCGCGCGGGGGGGCAGAAACCGCTTCGAAATCGTGATGTTCGGCGATGAGCCGTACGGCAATTACAACCGTATCCTGCTGTCGAACGTTCTCGCGGGAATCCAGGACCCGAAGGACATCTTCATCAACCCTCTGTCCTGGTACGAGGACAACGGCGTCCGCCTCCACGCCGGGGTCCGGGTCGCCTCGATCGACCGCAGGAGCAAGATTGTCCGCGGCGCCTCGGGCGTCGCCGAGGCCTACGACAAGCTCGTCATCGCCACGGGGAGCCGCGCCTTCGTGCCGAGGATCGAGGGGCTGGAGCGGGAGGGGGGAGGGTACAAGAGCGGGGTCTTCGTGTTCAGGACGCTCGATGACTGCAGCGGCATCCTCGAGCACGCGAAGCGGTCGCGGCGGGCCGCCGTGATCGGCGGCGGGCTCCTCGGCCTCGAGGCCGCGCGGGGCCTGCTCGGGCTCGGCCTGGAGGTGCACGTGGTGCACCTGATGAAGCACCTCATGGAGGTCCAGCTCGACGCGGCCGGCGGAGCCGTGCTCCGGCGCGCGCTGGAGGACATGGGGCTCGCCGTCCACCTCGAGAAATCCACCCGGGAGATCCTCGGAGACGAGCGGGTCGAGGGGCTCCGCTTCGAGGACGGGAGCGAGCTCGCGTGCGATCTCGTGGTGATCTCCGCCGGCATCCGCCCGAACGCAGAGCTCGCGCGCGACGCGGGGCTCACCGTCGAGCGGGGGATCGTCGTGGGAGACGACCTCTGCTCGCCCGACGATCCGGACATCCATGCGCTCGGCGAGTGCGTCCAGCACCGCGGGCGCACCTACGGGCTCGTGGCTCCCCTGTGGGAACAGGCGCAGATCCTGGCCGATCGGCTCACGGAGCGCCGGCCCGACGCGGCGTATGCGGGCTCGAAGATCTCCACCAAGCTCAAGGTGATGGGCGTCGATCTCCTGGTGATGGGGGAGCAGCGCGCCGCGAGCGACGCGGAGGAAGAGGTCGCCTACGCCGAGCCGTCGCGCGGGATTTACCGGAAGCTCGTGATCCGGGACGGGACCCTCGCGGGCGCCATCCTGCTCGGCGGCGGGGCGCCGGGCGGGAGGCTGCTCCAGGCGTTCGAGCGTGGCCTCAAGATCCCCGAGGACCGCGCGGCTCTCCTCTCCGCAGGGGCCCACGCCGGCGCGGGCGAGCCCAGCGTGGGGGACATGCCGGACGAGGCGCAGGTATGCAACTGCAACGGCGTCTCGAAGGGCCAGATCGCCGCGGCGGCGCGGGGCGGGTGCCGCACCCTCCGGCAGGCGTGCGCCGCGACGCGCGCCGGGTCGGGCTGCGGGGCGTGCAAGCCGCAGGTGCAGGCCGTCCTCGAGCTGGTCCTCGGGAGCGACGCGGCGGAGGACCCCTCGGCCCATTACTACGTGCCCGGCGTGCCCTACGCGAAGCCGGAGCTCGTCCGGCTCATCAAGGAGCGCGGGCTGCGCAGCGTCTCGTCCGTGTTCCGCGAGCTCGCGGGCGGGCAGGAGGACCTGGCGAGCAAGCCGGGGCTCGCCTCGCTGCTCAAGAGCATCTGGGGGAGAGAGTACGAGGACGAGCGCGACGCGCGCTTCATCAACGATCGGGTGCACGCGAACATCCAGCGCGACGGGACGTTCAGCGTCATCCCGCGCATCTATGGAGGCGTCACGACGCCCGCCCAGCTCCGGAAGATCGCCGACGTGGCTGAGCGCTACGAGGCGAGGATGGTGAAGATCACGGGCGGCCAGCGGATCGACCTCCTCGGCATCGAGAAGGAGCGGCTGCCGGACGTGTGGCGCGACCTGGGCATGCCGTCCGGTCACGCTTACACCAAGGGATTCCGCACCTGCAAGACGTGCGTCGGCAGCGAGTTCTGCCGTTACGGGGTCGGAGACAGCACGGCGCTCGGCATCGCGATCGAGCGCCGATTCCAGGGGTTCGAGGCGCCCCATAAGTTGAAGCTCGCCATCGCCGGCTGCCCTCGCAACTGCTCGGAGGCGACGACCAAGGACGTGGGCGCCGTCGCCATCGAGGGAGGCCGGTGGGAGATCTACGTGGGAGGCGGGGCCGGCTCGCGCGTCAGGAAGGGAGATCTGCTTTGCGTGGTTGACACGCAGGAGGAGGTCATCAGGTACGCGGGCCGCTTCATGCAGTATTACCGAGAGCAGGCCAGGTACATGGAGCGCTCGTACGATTTCGTCGAGCGGGTCGGGATCGAGAGAGTGCGGCGGGTGATCGTGGACGACGCCGAAGGGGTTGCGGCGCGCCTCGACGCGGAGGTCCAGGCTTCGGTCGACGCCTATGCGGACCCCTGGAGCGAGGCCGACAGCCCGATCCATCCGTCCCAGTTCACGACCCTGCTCCCGCCGCCGAGCGGCGCGCCCGCGCAGGCGGAGTAG
- a CDS encoding 4Fe-4S dicluster domain-containing protein gives MSAVVRDFFIDFQRCIGCQACAAACSECHTHRGLPMVHVDLVAPGVSLQTAPMVCMHCADPTCASVCPADAIKVDEHGIVHSSLKPRCISCGNCELACPFGVPIIKMEIQQMQKCDMCFDRTSAGKKPMCATVCPTGALFYGTREEIAQQRPASKPINRWRFGKQRIATRVHVMVPHDVDEMAVELPAFDEGGGPAALATALAAGARDGRAPEEAGPEAEFL, from the coding sequence ATGAGCGCTGTGGTGCGTGATTTCTTCATCGATTTTCAGCGGTGCATCGGCTGCCAGGCGTGCGCCGCGGCGTGCTCGGAGTGCCACACGCACCGCGGGTTGCCGATGGTGCACGTGGACCTGGTCGCGCCGGGCGTGTCGCTCCAGACCGCGCCGATGGTCTGCATGCATTGCGCCGATCCGACCTGCGCGTCGGTCTGCCCCGCCGACGCCATCAAGGTCGACGAGCACGGGATCGTGCACTCGAGCCTCAAGCCCCGGTGCATCTCGTGCGGCAACTGCGAGCTCGCGTGTCCGTTCGGGGTCCCGATCATCAAGATGGAGATCCAGCAAATGCAGAAGTGCGACATGTGCTTCGACCGGACGAGCGCAGGGAAGAAGCCGATGTGCGCGACGGTCTGCCCCACGGGCGCGCTGTTCTACGGGACGCGCGAGGAGATCGCGCAGCAGCGGCCGGCGAGCAAGCCGATCAACCGCTGGCGCTTCGGCAAGCAGCGGATCGCGACGCGCGTGCACGTGATGGTGCCGCACGACGTGGACGAGATGGCGGTCGAGCTGCCCGCCTTCGACGAGGGCGGCGGCCCAGCGGCGCTAGCGACCGCGCTGGCGGCGGGCGCGCGCGACGGGCGAGCGCCGGAGGAGGCGGGGCCGGAGGCGGAGTTTCTGTGA
- a CDS encoding glycosyltransferase family 4 protein, with amino-acid sequence MRIAWIVYGALDQTTGGYIYDRLVVERLRARGDAVEVVSLDPAPRSRALAGLALARRLARLDPAVVVGDELCFPELGPAFAVLPRRIARALLVHHLSAWELPPGPRRAALSLAEAAVIRLCDAHLATSATTAARLRRELGLARVDVATPGADRLPLLARARRDGGPLRLLFVGSFIPRKRLLELLAAFERVGSAHATLVLIGDAARDPAYAGRVGRAIAGSAFLQARVSAPGVLGDEALAAELAAADALVLPSSLEGYGMVLTEAVRAGVPVLAARAGAIAEAVQDGAEALLWDDVEGPAPALARFLEDGALRASMSRAAAVRAASLPTWDGTAAAVRAALARAARGARRADERMSG; translated from the coding sequence ATGCGCATCGCCTGGATCGTCTACGGCGCCCTCGACCAGACCACGGGCGGCTACATCTACGATCGGCTCGTCGTCGAGCGGCTGCGCGCCCGGGGCGACGCCGTGGAGGTCGTGTCCCTCGATCCGGCGCCGCGGTCGCGGGCGCTCGCCGGCCTCGCGCTCGCGCGGCGCCTCGCCCGGCTCGACCCCGCCGTGGTGGTCGGCGACGAGCTCTGCTTCCCGGAGCTCGGGCCGGCGTTCGCGGTGCTGCCGCGGCGGATCGCGCGCGCGCTCCTCGTCCACCACCTGAGCGCGTGGGAGCTCCCGCCCGGCCCGCGGCGCGCGGCGCTCTCGCTCGCGGAGGCGGCGGTGATCCGCCTGTGCGACGCGCACCTCGCGACGAGCGCGACGACCGCGGCGCGGCTCCGGCGCGAGCTCGGGCTCGCGCGGGTCGACGTGGCGACGCCGGGCGCGGACCGGCTCCCCTTGCTCGCCCGCGCCCGGCGGGACGGCGGCCCGCTGCGGCTCCTGTTCGTGGGGAGCTTCATCCCGCGCAAGCGGCTGCTGGAGCTCCTCGCGGCGTTCGAGCGGGTCGGGAGCGCGCATGCCACGCTCGTGCTCATCGGGGACGCGGCGCGCGACCCGGCCTACGCCGGGCGGGTGGGCCGCGCGATCGCCGGCTCCGCGTTCCTGCAGGCGCGCGTCTCGGCGCCCGGCGTGCTCGGGGACGAGGCGCTCGCGGCCGAGCTCGCGGCGGCGGACGCGCTCGTCCTGCCCTCGTCGCTGGAGGGCTACGGCATGGTGCTCACGGAGGCGGTCCGGGCCGGCGTCCCGGTGCTCGCCGCCCGCGCCGGCGCGATCGCGGAGGCGGTCCAGGACGGCGCGGAGGCGCTGCTCTGGGACGACGTCGAGGGCCCCGCGCCGGCGCTCGCCCGCTTCCTCGAGGACGGCGCCCTCCGGGCGAGCATGAGCCGCGCGGCGGCCGTCCGGGCCGCCTCGCTGCCCACCTGGGACGGCACCGCGGCCGCGGTGCGCGCGGCGCTCGCGCGCGCGGCGCGCGGCGCGCGGCGCGCAGATGAGCGGATGAGCGGATGA
- a CDS encoding QcrA and Rieske domain-containing protein, with protein MGAEDLPKWREDFPYESEGDDHVTRRDFARFLVLLSGGLATGNAVVYLRSRRPPAEPSGRMEIARVGDLAPGSAVVFRYPDETTPALLIRRESGELLAFEQKCSHLGCPVSYAREGGEECLRCYCHNGRFDVASGEGTSGPPRDLRPLGRIALEVEGGKVFAVGLSRGRAT; from the coding sequence ATGGGCGCGGAGGATCTGCCCAAGTGGCGAGAGGACTTCCCCTACGAGTCCGAGGGCGACGACCACGTGACCCGCCGCGACTTCGCGCGCTTCCTCGTGCTGCTGAGCGGCGGGCTCGCGACCGGCAACGCCGTGGTGTACCTCCGCTCGCGCCGCCCGCCCGCGGAGCCGTCCGGCCGCATGGAGATCGCGCGGGTCGGCGATCTCGCGCCCGGGAGCGCCGTGGTCTTTCGCTACCCGGACGAGACGACGCCGGCGCTGCTGATCCGCCGCGAGAGCGGCGAGCTCCTGGCGTTCGAGCAGAAGTGCTCCCACCTCGGATGTCCGGTCTCCTATGCGCGGGAGGGCGGGGAAGAGTGCCTCCGGTGCTACTGCCACAACGGTCGCTTCGACGTGGCCTCGGGCGAGGGCACGTCCGGTCCGCCGCGCGACCTGCGGCCGCTCGGGCGCATCGCGCTGGAGGTCGAGGGCGGCAAGGTGTTCGCGGTAGGCCTCTCGCGGGGGCGTGCGACGTGA
- a CDS encoding Rieske (2Fe-2S) protein — translation MSEVALKEMAVFNLGPLGQIPEGEGKAFHVDGYEVAVFRTRAGELFAVQARCPHRGGQLADGLLGGNVVQCPLHGLAFDLSTGHPIGAECSALACFEVELSASGEILVRLSRPEAGSSPFPREERPALTPLRSERGACGA, via the coding sequence ATGAGCGAGGTCGCGCTGAAGGAGATGGCTGTCTTCAACCTTGGCCCCCTGGGCCAGATACCCGAAGGAGAAGGGAAGGCGTTTCATGTCGACGGCTACGAGGTGGCCGTGTTCCGGACGCGAGCAGGGGAGCTGTTCGCCGTGCAGGCGCGCTGCCCTCACCGGGGAGGGCAGCTCGCGGACGGGCTCCTCGGGGGCAACGTCGTCCAGTGCCCTCTTCACGGGCTCGCCTTCGACCTGTCGACCGGTCACCCGATCGGCGCCGAGTGCAGCGCGCTCGCGTGCTTCGAGGTGGAGCTGAGCGCGTCGGGGGAGATCCTCGTCCGCCTCTCGCGTCCCGAGGCGGGCAGCTCCCCCTTTCCGCGCGAGGAGCGACCCGCGCTGACGCCGCTGCGGAGCGAGCGCGGAGCTTGCGGCGCATGA